Below is a window of Hydrogenimonas sp. SS33 DNA.
CGTTCAGAAAAGTGTTGTCGGCACTGCCGTATTCGGCGAAAGCACCCACCGTGGGAAGGAATTTCGACTTTTCGACACCGATGGCCAGGTCGGTCACCTCCAGGCCGGTATGGGCTTTCTGGATGTCGATGTTTCGCGCAAGCATCTCATCACGCTTCATATGGGGCATCGGGACGTCATTGTCCAGCACGACGATCGAATCGACTTTGTCATCGACCAGGAAAGAGAGGTACTGGTAGGCCAGGTCCCGATTGAGCTTCGCCTGGTTGATCATCCGAAGCACGTCGGCTTTCTTCGTCTGCACCTGCAGCAGGTCGATGTCGAGGGCATACCCCTCTTTGACCATGTTTTTGACGGTATCTTCCAGCTCTTCCACGTTTTTGAGAATGACATTGAGGTTCTTGATGAAATTCTCCACCAGGGAGATGTTGTAGTAGGTTTTCCGGGTTTCGAAGAGCTTTTCGTTGAGGATCTTCTGACGGTCGAGCTTGCTGATCGTCGTCATCTTGTCGGTGATCTCCCCGTATTTCATCAGCCTTCCGCCCACATAGAGGGGAATTTTGTACTGGATCTTCTCCTGGAAATGGTTCCTGGCATCGGGGTAGTTCAGTTTGTCCGGCTGAATGGCGAGTATTACATTCATATTTTGCAGATCTTGTTGAGTCAATGCATTGTTATTGGCGAGCATCAATGCTTGCCTCATGGGGGCAAGGAACTGGTCGAACCCGAAGTCGGCGAAACTCGCTTCGCGGCTCTGGAGTTTGAAACCGAAAACGTTGCCCGCGTCGTTCGAGCGCAGAGCGTTGACGACCAGGTCCAGGCTGCCGAAGTTGTATCCGACCGCCGCCTTGTGCTCCTGCTCTTTCATCAGGACATTCTTTTCGGCGACTTTCACCTCGAGGTTGTTCTCTTTGACCATTTCGAGGGCCCGTTGCAGCGAAAGGTTCTGCTGCACGGCAAACAGCGGCAATGTGAGGGCCATTGCCAAAAGCGTCTTCTTCATACAGGCTCCTTTGACGAAGAAAGTCTACAATTTTACAACAATTTGTCGCTTAATTATAGTGTGATAAATTTAAAATTATATTATTTATAATTTGAGATTATAATCGGGGCAGAGCCCCGACTGCAGGAGTTTTAGAGAATGACGTATTTCACATAGACGGAAGCTTCGAGATCGTCGAGTTCCTTGAGGACCTCTTCGCTCACGTCGTTGTCAACGATAATCACCGCCAGCGCCATGCCCGAGCTTTTGTCCCGCCCGAGGCGGAAATCGGAAATGTTGACGTGGTGTTTCGCCAGAATGTGTCCCACATCGCCTATGACGCCCGGCACATCCGTATTTTTGAAGAGGATCATGCGCCCTTTGGGCTCCACATCGAGGGCGAACCCGTTGATTTCGACGATGCGCTGGACATTGTCGTTGAAGATGGTACCGGAGATTTCGATGACGCCGTTTTCGGATGTGAGTTTCAGGGCGACCCGGTTTTTGAAAGCACCTCTGGCCGGCGTTTTCTCTTTGCGGATTTCGATACCCCGCTCTTTGGCGACGAAGTCGGCATTGACGTAGTTGATGGTCTCTCCCAGAGATTCCTTCAGCGCGCCCACTGCCGCGAAAGTGGCGAGTGAATCGACGAATTCGCCGATCTCCCCTTCCCCGGTGACTTTGAGCGATTTGATCGGCCCGCGGTTCGCCTGGGCCGCCAGAAATCCGATCTTCTGGATCAGTTCGAGGTAGGCTTTGGCATATTCGGGAATCTCGTTCTCCCGAATCGGCAGGTTGAGGGCGTTGGGATAGCTGATGCCCCGCGCCGCATCCAGCGCCTGCTGGGCCGCCTGAGTGGCGATTTTGTACTGGGATTCATGGGTGTTGGCGCCCAGGTGGGGGGTGACGGTGATATTGTCAAGATCGAGCAGCGGATTGTCGGTGGCGGGTTCCTTGACGAAAACGTCGATACCGGCAAAACGGACTTTGCCGCTTTTGAGTCCTTCGTAGAGGGCCTCTTCGTCATACAGACCGCCCCGCGCGCAGTTGATGAGCACAACCCCGTCCTTCATCTTCGCGATCTCCTCTTTGCCGATCATACCGATCGTCTCCTGCGTCTTGGGCGTATGGATCGTAATGACGTCGCAGGCGAGAATGTCGTCGAAGTTTGTCGTATACTCGACACCCAGATCCGTCGCTTTGGCGGGGTCGATGTAGGGGTCGTAGGTAATGACGTCCATCTCGAAAGCCTTGGCGCGCATGCCGACACGGCTACCGATGTTACCGAAACCGATAATCCCCAGTTTTTTGTCCTTCAGTTCATACCCGTACCACTTCTCCCGCTTCCAGATGCGGTCGAGCTTCAGGTCGTTGTGGGCATAGGGAAAGGCACGCATGCAGGCGAGCATGTGGGCCATCGTCAGCTCCACCGCGGCGATGGTGTTGGCGGTGGGGACATTCATGACGATGATACCGCGCTTGCTGCACCCCTCGATATCCACATTGTCCACCCCGACGCCTGCCCGGACCAGGGCTTTCAGATTGGTCGCCGCCTCAAGAAATGCCTGGTTGACCTCCGTCGAACTGCGGGTAATGACGACATCGGCTTTGCCGACCACTTTCAGCAGTTCGTCTTTGGGAAGGTCCGCCACGTTGATATACTCGATATCCGGCTGGGATGCGAGCATCTGCAGGCCGCTTTCGTGAATGTGGTCGCATACCATTATGACGTGCTTTTTCATCCTAATCCTTTGTCATGATTTGTTGGCGTTGCTTTCAATTTTTATTTTGACATCGTACTCTTTGACGAGATGCACCACCCTATCCAGTCGGGGCCGGTCCAGGCCGTTGACGACCAGTACGGCTTCGTCCCCCCTGCGAACGATGGAGTAGTCGATGCCGTTACGCTCCAAAACCTGGCGCAGGCAGAACATCCGGTATCCGTCGAGATCTTTGAGAAGCAGACGGTAGGATGTTTTGGGCCGGGGAGTGGTTCGCAAAGGAAGATCGATCTCCATTTCACTGACGGCATAGGTGAAGGAGGGCCGTTTTTTTACGGCCAGATCCTCCAGCCACCGTTTTTGTGGAGATTCCTTTTCGCTGTGTTGCCGCAGACCCCGCTCCGAAACCGTCTCGTTCAGATAGGCCGGGTTCGGGTTTTCGTTGGCGTATCGGTACAGGAGTACCAGCAGTATCAATACGGCGGTCGTCGATACGATCCCGAAAAGGAGTATCAACAACCGGTTCATATCAACCCGATCTTCCTGGGAATCAGAGTTGATCTTTGATGATGTCTCCGATCGTCAGACGATCTTCACTCTCGTTGAATTGGTTGAGTGCATCCCGTTCTTTCTGGCGCTCGAGGCGTCGGACGGAGAGGCGGATCTTGTTGGAGGCTGGATCGAGCATGACAATGACACCCTCGATGTCGTCACCCTTCTGCAGCTCCTCCATGTTCAAAGGCGCGACATCCTCTTTTCTGATGAGCGCATCGACGCCGTCTTCCAGTTCGACAAAGACGCCGAAATCTTTGACGTCTCTCACTTTGCCCTGGACGATGTCGCCCACCTTGTGCTCTTTGGCGAAGCGGTCGATGGGGCTCTCTTCCAGTGCCTTTCTGCTGAGGCTGATGCGCTCCTGCTCCGGATCGATCTTGATGATCTTGACCTCGACTTCGTCACCCTTCTTGAAGAGATCCTTCGCTTTCGCCCCTTTTTCCCAGGAGATATCCTGGTTGTGGAGCAATCCTTCGACTTTGCCGATGCGCACGAAGGCGCCGAAATCGGTGGTGGAGGTGACGGTTCCCTTGACCACATCCCCCTCTTTGTACTCCCTGACGAACTCTTCGAAGGGTTTGGGCTGGAGATTTTTGTAGGAGACGCGCAGACGGCGGGTTTCGGGATTGATCTCGATCACTTCGACATCGATTTCGTCACCCACATTGAGGTACTCTTTCGGGTTGCTGATATTCTTGTCCCAGGAGACTTCGGAGACATGCAGGAACCCTTCGATATCGTTCCCCAGATCGACGAAGGCGCCGTAGGGTTCGATATTGCTGACGGTGACCTTGATGGCGTCGCCCTCTTCCAGCTGCTCGATGATCTCTTCCCACGGATCAGGCATGGTCTGTTTGATCGAGAGGGAGAGATGTCGTTTCTTCGGATCGTAGGCGATCGCCTTGACCTCCACCTGGTCACCCTCTTCGTAAAGGTTGGCGGGGTTGACGGGCCCTTTGTAGCTGATTTCACTGTAGTGGACCAGCCCTTCGACACCGCCGACGTCGACGAACATGCCGTAGCTGGTGATCTTTTTGATGGTACCGGTGACGACCTTGTCCTCCTCCATCAGCTTCTCGACGATCTCTTTGCGCTGTTTGCGCTGCTGGTCGAGGTACTTTCGTCGGGAGACGACGATGGAGTCGCGGTCTTTGTCCATCTTCAGAACGACCGCCTTGATCTCTTTGCCGATCGGGTTTTTTCCCTGGGCGAAAGCCGCCTGGCTCATAGGCATGAAAAACTCCACATTGTCGTCGGTAATGACGAAATAGCCGCCGCGGTTTTTGCGGTAGACTTTCCCTTCGACGACCATGTTTTCCGCTTCGTTTTCATGCTCTTCGATGAATTTGCGCACATTCGCCTTGCGGATCGCCTTCTGATAGGAGGCCTGCGGACGCTCGTTCCTGTAGCCGGTGATGACGACGGGAATGGTGTCGCCCACGTTGAATCTGAGGTTCCCCTCTTCATCTTTCAGCTCGTCGAGATTGACGGCTGCTTCCTGTTTGCGGCCCACATCGACCAGCGCCTGATTGTCGCTTTCGCGAATCTCTACGATCACACCGTCCGTTATACTTCCGCCCTGCTCCTTTTTCTCAAACGCGTCGAGCATCGACGCGAAGTCTTCCTCCATGTTTTCGAACTCTTCCATTGAGGCCTTGTCCATACCTGATTCCTTTTCCGATTTAAAGTCCGTTATTATACTTTAAATTCTCTTATTTTTCCAATAATCTCTTCGATGATCCATTCCGGCGTGGAGGCACCGGCCGTCACGCCGCACAGTTTTTTCCCCTCGAACCATGCGGGATCCAGCTCCGCCGCACTCTCGATATGGTAGGAATCGGGGCAGTACTGTTTGCAGATCGTATAGAGCTGTTTGGTGTTGGAGGACTGCTTTCCGCCGATGACGATCATCACATCCGCCCGCTGCGCCAGTTCCCTCGCCGCATCCTGGTTTTCGAAGGTGGCGTTGCAGATCGTGTTGAAAACCCTCACCTCCTTGTGCCGGGGAACGAGGTAGGTGACGATCTTGTTGTACTCTTCGATCTTCCGCGTCGTCTGGGCCACCAGCGCCACTCTCTCCTTCAGGCGCAGTTGCGCCAGCTCTTCCACACTCAAAACCGCATACACCGGACCCGAAGCGTAACTCATGACCCCTTTGATCTCCGGATGGTTCACATCCCCGAATATGACCACGTCATACCCCTGGGCACTCATCTCTTCCACAATCTGCTGGGGCTTGGTGACGAAGGGGCAGGTGGCGTCGATCACTTCGCCCCCCTTCGCTTTGAGCTTTTTGAGGTCGTTCTTGGGAATCCCGTGGGTCCGTATGACGGTCGCCTGGCCCGGCTTCACGTCATCCAGCGTCGTCGCCAAAGAGACGTTGAAATCCTTTTTGAGCCGTTCGATCTCCATGTTGTTGTGGATCAGCGGCCCCAGCGTGGAACTTCCCGGATGCTCCTGGGCGATCTTGATGGCCCGCTTGACCCCAAAGCAGAAGCCGTAGCTCTGCGCCAGTTCTATTTCCATTCCTTCACCTCCGCGATCTTCGACAGCAGCACCGTGAAATTGGGAAAAGAGGTTTCGATGCACGCCACATCCGATATCTTCATATCGGCCACCAGGCCCGCAATAGCGAAGCTCATGGCGATGCGGTGGTCCCCGCAGCTGTCGACTTCGGCGCTTTTGAGCGTGCCGCCGATGATCCTGTACCCGTCTTCGAACTCCTCCGTCTCGATGCCACAGGCCCGAAGTCCCTGCATCACGCAGGTGATCCGGTCCGACTCCTTCACACGGAGTTCCGCGGCGTTTCGCACCAGGCTCTCCCCCTCCGCCGTCGCCATGGCGATGGCCAAAGCCGGCAGCTCGTCGATGAGCCAGGCGATCCTCTCCGAGACTTCCACCCCTTTGAGACGTCCGCTGTAGCTGACAACGATGTCGCCGATGGGTTCGTAGCGGTTCTCCTTCTCCACCAGTTCCACCCGCGCACCCATCCTCTCCAGTACCCGATAGGCTTCGATCCGTGTCGGGTTGAGCGTGACATTCTCTATGACGACCCGGCTACCGGGAACGATGGCCGCCGCCACAGCGAAAAAGAAGCCGCTGGAGGGGTCCGCCGGTACGGAGATCTCCAGAGGGTCCAGCGGCCCCCTGAGCGGTTCGACGGTAATGGTATCCCAGCTCTCGATATTGGCCCCCATGCCTCGCAGCATCCGCTCCGTATGGTCGCGGCTCAGTTCGGGCTCCTTGTAGGTGGAGACGCCGTCGGCCCGAAGGGCCGCCAGTATCATGGCGCTCTTGACCTGTGCCGAGGCGATGGGGCTTTCATAATGGAAAGCCCTGAGTGACTCTCCGCGGATACAGAGCGGCGCCAGGTTTCCCTTTTCGCGGCCGTCCATCTTCGCCCCGATCTCCCGCAACGGCTTGACGACCCGTTTCATGGGGCGTCGGCGCAGGTATTTGTCGCCGGTGAGGACGTAATGGCCTTTCAGGGAGCTCAGAAAACCGCAGAAAAGCCGCATCGCCGTACCGGAGTTGCCGCAGTCGAGCACGTCCTCCGGCTCCTTCAGCGATTCGGGGGGCGTGATGACCATCTCGTCTCCCTCCTCTTTCACCGTCGCCCCCAGCTGCCGGACGATGGCCAGCGTATTGAGCGTATCTTCGGCTTTCAGATAGTTGCGGACCCGGCTCGGCCGGTCGGAAAGCAGAGAGAACATGGCACAGCGGTGGGAGATCGACTTGTCACTGGCGATTTCGCTGCAGACAAAATCGAAAGCCCCCTTTCCTTTCACCTCCAGCCGCTTCATCGCAGTGTCGCTCCGCACTCTTTTTCGAGACGTTCGAGAGCCTTTTGCATAATGGCATTGATCTCACTCTCCTCCAGGGTCTTCTCCATGGAGGAGATGATGAAACGAAGGGTCTGGCTGACACGCTCTCCCAGCGTTTCGTCTTCATAGCGCGCAATGGGGAAGAAACGCTCTACCGTCGGGGGCAGCGCGCCTTCCAGCGCCTCTTTGATCCGGGTATAGGTGACCTCTTTGGGAATGACGACACTCAGGTCCCGCTGCACCGGCGTAAAGGCACTGATAGGCTTGGCCAGGTGGTGGCGCCGCTGGAGTTTGGGCATCTCTATTTCGGCAAAGTAGGTGTCGGGCAGGTCGAACATCTCCGCCACCAGCGGATGCAGCTTGCTGACGACGCCCACACTTTCGCCCTCCATCAGAATCTCCGCAGATTGGTAGGGGTGCATCAGCCCGTTCCTGGCTTCGCATCCGCGCAGTTCGAAAGGGCCGACCACCGCCGTCAGCTTACGGGCGAAGGTTGAAAAGTCGATCATGGCCGGTTTGCCCGCATTTTCGAGCGAGGGCATCTCCTTCTCCCCGCACCATGTCAACAGCAGGTTGAACTGTTCGTTCCGCTGCGCATCGAAAACCCGCCCCACTTCAAAGAGCGGAATACGCCGCTTCGACATCGCCACGTTTCTTTGCAGCGATTCGAGCATCGTCACCATCAGCGAAGGGCGCAGACCGTCCATCTCGTTGGTGATCGGATTCAGCAGCGCTTTCGCCTCCTCTACCTTCCCGAATCCGAGTTTTTCCAGCAGCGCATTGTCGCAGAAGATGTAGTGGACCGTTTC
It encodes the following:
- the aroA gene encoding 3-phosphoshikimate 1-carboxyvinyltransferase, giving the protein MKRLEVKGKGAFDFVCSEIASDKSISHRCAMFSLLSDRPSRVRNYLKAEDTLNTLAIVRQLGATVKEEGDEMVITPPESLKEPEDVLDCGNSGTAMRLFCGFLSSLKGHYVLTGDKYLRRRPMKRVVKPLREIGAKMDGREKGNLAPLCIRGESLRAFHYESPIASAQVKSAMILAALRADGVSTYKEPELSRDHTERMLRGMGANIESWDTITVEPLRGPLDPLEISVPADPSSGFFFAVAAAIVPGSRVVIENVTLNPTRIEAYRVLERMGARVELVEKENRYEPIGDIVVSYSGRLKGVEVSERIAWLIDELPALAIAMATAEGESLVRNAAELRVKESDRITCVMQGLRACGIETEEFEDGYRIIGGTLKSAEVDSCGDHRIAMSFAIAGLVADMKISDVACIETSFPNFTVLLSKIAEVKEWK
- the serA gene encoding phosphoglycerate dehydrogenase — protein: MKKHVIMVCDHIHESGLQMLASQPDIEYINVADLPKDELLKVVGKADVVITRSSTEVNQAFLEAATNLKALVRAGVGVDNVDIEGCSKRGIIVMNVPTANTIAAVELTMAHMLACMRAFPYAHNDLKLDRIWKREKWYGYELKDKKLGIIGFGNIGSRVGMRAKAFEMDVITYDPYIDPAKATDLGVEYTTNFDDILACDVITIHTPKTQETIGMIGKEEIAKMKDGVVLINCARGGLYDEEALYEGLKSGKVRFAGIDVFVKEPATDNPLLDLDNITVTPHLGANTHESQYKIATQAAQQALDAARGISYPNALNLPIRENEIPEYAKAYLELIQKIGFLAAQANRGPIKSLKVTGEGEIGEFVDSLATFAAVGALKESLGETINYVNADFVAKERGIEIRKEKTPARGAFKNRVALKLTSENGVIEISGTIFNDNVQRIVEINGFALDVEPKGRMILFKNTDVPGVIGDVGHILAKHHVNISDFRLGRDKSSGMALAVIIVDNDVSEEVLKELDDLEASVYVKYVIL
- a CDS encoding 30S ribosomal protein S1, producing MDKASMEEFENMEEDFASMLDAFEKKEQGGSITDGVIVEIRESDNQALVDVGRKQEAAVNLDELKDEEGNLRFNVGDTIPVVITGYRNERPQASYQKAIRKANVRKFIEEHENEAENMVVEGKVYRKNRGGYFVITDDNVEFFMPMSQAAFAQGKNPIGKEIKAVVLKMDKDRDSIVVSRRKYLDQQRKQRKEIVEKLMEEDKVVTGTIKKITSYGMFVDVGGVEGLVHYSEISYKGPVNPANLYEEGDQVEVKAIAYDPKKRHLSLSIKQTMPDPWEEIIEQLEEGDAIKVTVSNIEPYGAFVDLGNDIEGFLHVSEVSWDKNISNPKEYLNVGDEIDVEVIEINPETRRLRVSYKNLQPKPFEEFVREYKEGDVVKGTVTSTTDFGAFVRIGKVEGLLHNQDISWEKGAKAKDLFKKGDEVEVKIIKIDPEQERISLSRKALEESPIDRFAKEHKVGDIVQGKVRDVKDFGVFVELEDGVDALIRKEDVAPLNMEELQKGDDIEGVIVMLDPASNKIRLSVRRLERQKERDALNQFNESEDRLTIGDIIKDQL
- a CDS encoding 4-hydroxy-3-methylbut-2-enyl diphosphate reductase — its product is MEIELAQSYGFCFGVKRAIKIAQEHPGSSTLGPLIHNNMEIERLKKDFNVSLATTLDDVKPGQATVIRTHGIPKNDLKKLKAKGGEVIDATCPFVTKPQQIVEEMSAQGYDVVIFGDVNHPEIKGVMSYASGPVYAVLSVEELAQLRLKERVALVAQTTRKIEEYNKIVTYLVPRHKEVRVFNTICNATFENQDAARELAQRADVMIVIGGKQSSNTKQLYTICKQYCPDSYHIESAAELDPAWFEGKKLCGVTAGASTPEWIIEEIIGKIREFKV
- a CDS encoding TolC family protein, with translation MKKTLLAMALTLPLFAVQQNLSLQRALEMVKENNLEVKVAEKNVLMKEQEHKAAVGYNFGSLDLVVNALRSNDAGNVFGFKLQSREASFADFGFDQFLAPMRQALMLANNNALTQQDLQNMNVILAIQPDKLNYPDARNHFQEKIQYKIPLYVGGRLMKYGEITDKMTTISKLDRQKILNEKLFETRKTYYNISLVENFIKNLNVILKNVEELEDTVKNMVKEGYALDIDLLQVQTKKADVLRMINQAKLNRDLAYQYLSFLVDDKVDSIVVLDNDVPMPHMKRDEMLARNIDIQKAHTGLEVTDLAIGVEKSKFLPTVGAFAEYGSADNTFLNDFTDKDAYTVGVQLKWNLFNGFVDKAKYEKAKIQNMKMQEQVELAKKGIGLKIDKIITSIKSKDYDIQSLREKVKYTKKVYDNYYSRYKEGLMAINDVLIKNSEHIQAVLNLVKTRFERNNKVFELENIINKGIL